One genomic segment of Aliarcobacter cibarius includes these proteins:
- the lysA gene encoding diaminopimelate decarboxylase, with the protein MNIDFKELANKYQTPYYVYDFDHITAQYTELKESFRARKSLIAYAVKANSNLSVIKHLATLGAGADCVSIGEVKRALKVGIPSYKIIFSGVGKSDDEIREALKLDILLINVESAEELNRVELIAKELNKIARISIRVNPNIDPKTHPYISTGLHENKFGVDIDTAKRMYIQCKNSEFLEPTGIHCHIGSQLTQLQPIKDAIKIVADLVRNLKAIKIELSFMDVGGGLGIVYKDETLINTYEYAQSILDTMFGLDLTVICEPGRFIVGNSGVFVTKVLYEKVNGNKRFVIVDGAMNDLIRPALYNAYHRIEVLNDNKEFSDCNIVGPVCESGDFFAKNIELPKTTHNDLVAIYSAGAYGFTMASNYNTRGRVAEIAVENGIDRLIRRRETFEDLIALEEEFIK; encoded by the coding sequence ATCATTAATTGCTTATGCCGTTAAAGCTAATTCAAATTTAAGCGTTATAAAACATCTTGCAACTCTTGGTGCAGGTGCAGATTGTGTAAGTATAGGAGAAGTTAAAAGAGCTTTAAAAGTAGGAATCCCTTCATATAAAATAATTTTTTCAGGTGTTGGAAAAAGTGATGATGAGATTAGAGAAGCTTTAAAATTAGATATATTACTTATAAATGTTGAAAGTGCTGAAGAGTTAAATAGAGTTGAACTAATAGCAAAAGAATTAAATAAAATTGCAAGAATTTCAATAAGAGTAAATCCAAATATTGATCCAAAAACACATCCTTATATTTCAACAGGGCTTCATGAAAACAAATTTGGTGTAGATATTGATACTGCTAAAAGAATGTATATCCAATGTAAAAATAGTGAATTTTTAGAACCAACAGGAATTCATTGTCATATAGGTTCACAACTTACTCAACTTCAACCAATTAAAGATGCTATAAAAATAGTTGCGGATTTAGTTAGAAATTTAAAAGCAATAAAAATAGAGTTATCATTTATGGACGTTGGTGGAGGATTAGGAATAGTTTACAAAGATGAAACACTAATTAATACATATGAATATGCACAATCTATTTTAGATACTATGTTTGGACTTGATTTAACAGTTATTTGTGAACCAGGAAGATTTATTGTGGGAAATTCTGGAGTTTTTGTAACAAAAGTTTTATATGAAAAAGTAAATGGTAATAAAAGATTTGTTATTGTAGATGGTGCAATGAATGATTTGATTAGACCAGCTTTATATAATGCTTATCATAGAATTGAAGTGTTAAATGATAATAAAGAGTTTAGTGATTGTAATATTGTAGGACCTGTTTGCGAAAGTGGAGATTTTTTTGCAAAGAATATCGAATTACCAAAAACTACTCACAACGATTTAGTTGCAATTTATAGTGCAGGAGCTTATGGTTTCACAATGGCAAGTAACTATAATACAAGAGGAAGAGTTGCTGAAATTGCTGTTGAGAATGGGATTGATAGATTAATTAGAAGAAGAGAAACTTTTGAAGATTTAATTGCTTTAGAAGAAGAGTTCATTAAATAA